Proteins found in one Paenibacillus borealis genomic segment:
- a CDS encoding bifunctional diguanylate cyclase/phosphohydrolase: protein MHRRRSYLYSFIICLAGLGLFIFQTEPQILHLSSSGWGWVTAMSGAAVLLTVFTFQLPPQGNGLSLDSSIYLACIFIFGAPSALLVLLLSSIVLLFIEWGTTPLWKHLSNFAVYSIMITSAAFIFSWFGGRQGPLLSSHLAAYLCAMAIYFILNLLLVGFFYYIVFRENLYTTLKEMLTDAVLAYLCTLVLSLVLTVLLFYNGITGLALFLGLSVLISYSFKRLFSMYRDIEERANRDQRTGLFNHSYFEAALEEEMRKSQASGSVLSLAMIDIDDFKKYNDHFGHLKGDGLIVFLAELLKRETGATNIIVSRYGGEEFTLLMPGYDAVTARQFIENLRKTLNNSIFEGSEIFPQGCLAFSAGVAGYQPDVHFKSELVDHADQALYYAKKQGKNMVHVYGNQSLLERDIDFSQDVRDIEQQLNLFMYKDLETFKHSKRVFRYAMDISELLALDNLSKRQFTLGALIHDIGKLEIPWGILNKKDKLSPEEWEMVKWHVTWGKEMALTNDKYKDLAPYIELHHERYDGKGYPYGFKGEEIPRLCRMLTIIDSFDAMTTERPYQPTKSFAEAIVELRACAGSQFDPELTELFIGYIEARELRSSDAAM, encoded by the coding sequence ATGCATCGCCGCAGGAGCTATTTGTACTCCTTTATCATATGCCTTGCAGGGCTGGGCTTGTTTATTTTTCAAACGGAACCGCAAATTCTTCATCTCTCCTCATCCGGTTGGGGCTGGGTTACCGCCATGTCAGGCGCGGCTGTCCTGCTCACCGTCTTCACCTTCCAGCTGCCTCCGCAGGGAAACGGGCTGTCACTGGATTCTTCCATATATCTGGCCTGCATCTTTATCTTCGGCGCCCCGTCCGCTCTTCTGGTTCTTCTGCTCAGCTCCATCGTACTGCTGTTCATCGAATGGGGAACCACCCCGCTCTGGAAGCATCTGAGCAATTTCGCCGTGTACAGTATTATGATCACTTCTGCGGCTTTTATTTTCTCGTGGTTCGGGGGCCGGCAGGGACCGCTTCTCAGCAGCCACCTGGCGGCATACCTCTGCGCAATGGCCATTTATTTCATCCTTAACCTGCTGCTCGTCGGATTCTTCTATTACATAGTTTTCCGTGAGAATCTCTACACAACGCTCAAAGAAATGCTGACAGACGCCGTACTGGCTTATCTGTGCACGCTGGTGCTCTCTCTGGTACTGACTGTTCTGCTCTTCTATAACGGAATTACCGGACTGGCCTTGTTCCTCGGTCTCAGCGTTCTGATCTCCTATTCCTTCAAACGGCTGTTTAGCATGTACCGTGACATTGAAGAGCGGGCCAACCGCGATCAGCGGACAGGATTGTTCAACCATAGCTATTTCGAAGCGGCGCTCGAAGAGGAAATGCGCAAATCGCAGGCAAGCGGCAGTGTGCTCTCCCTGGCCATGATTGATATCGATGATTTCAAGAAATACAATGATCACTTCGGCCATCTTAAGGGTGACGGGTTGATTGTTTTTCTGGCGGAACTGCTGAAGAGGGAAACCGGGGCCACTAATATTATTGTCTCCAGATATGGCGGAGAGGAATTCACCCTGCTGATGCCGGGCTACGATGCCGTGACGGCCAGGCAGTTCATCGAAAATCTGCGCAAAACGCTCAACAATTCGATCTTTGAAGGCAGCGAGATCTTCCCGCAAGGCTGTCTGGCCTTCTCGGCAGGCGTAGCCGGATACCAGCCCGATGTCCACTTCAAGTCAGAGCTGGTCGACCATGCCGATCAGGCGCTGTACTATGCCAAAAAACAGGGCAAAAACATGGTCCACGTCTACGGCAACCAGTCGCTGCTGGAGCGTGACATTGATTTCAGCCAGGATGTGCGCGATATTGAGCAGCAGCTTAATCTTTTCATGTACAAGGATCTGGAGACCTTCAAGCATTCCAAACGCGTATTCCGCTATGCCATGGATATCAGCGAGCTGCTGGCGCTGGACAATCTCTCCAAACGGCAGTTCACACTCGGCGCGCTGATCCACGACATTGGCAAGCTGGAGATTCCCTGGGGTATTCTTAATAAGAAGGATAAACTCTCTCCGGAGGAATGGGAGATGGTGAAATGGCATGTCACCTGGGGCAAAGAGATGGCACTTACCAACGATAAATACAAGGATCTCGCCCCCTATATTGAGCTGCATCACGAACGGTATGACGGCAAAGGGTATCCGTACGGCTTCAAGGGAGAAGAGATTCCCCGGCTATGCCGGATGCTGACCATTATCGACTCGTTCGATGCCATGACCACAGAGCGGCCTTACCAGCCGACCAAATCATTCGCGGAAGCTATTGTGGAGCTGCGGGCCTGCGCGGGAAGCCAGTTTGACCCGGAGCTGACTGAGCTGTTCATCGGATATATCGAGGCCCGGGAGCTGCGTTCAAGCGATGCTGCCATGTAG
- a CDS encoding metal-sensitive transcriptional regulator yields MGGILYYYLRRLIPVSTNEKEHAGHDCGEDCHSSASGVRKSHHSPEFKSGLTNRLNRIEGQIRGVKGMIERDTYCDDVLNQLAAVQAALNSVGKLLLEGHMKSCIIERIEAGEHEVIDELLITVNKLMK; encoded by the coding sequence ATGGGGGGTATATTATATTATTACTTGAGGAGGCTGATTCCTGTGTCAACAAATGAGAAGGAGCATGCCGGGCATGACTGCGGCGAGGATTGCCATTCTTCCGCTTCCGGTGTCCGCAAGAGCCATCATTCCCCGGAATTCAAGAGTGGACTGACCAACCGGCTTAACCGGATTGAAGGGCAGATCCGCGGCGTCAAAGGCATGATTGAACGGGATACCTACTGCGATGATGTGCTTAATCAGCTGGCGGCGGTGCAGGCGGCGCTGAACAGTGTCGGCAAGCTGCTGCTTGAAGGCCATATGAAGAGCTGCATTATCGAACGTATCGAAGCCGGCGAGCATGAGGTTATCGATGAGCTGCTGATTACGGTGAATAAGCTGATGAAATAG
- a CDS encoding copper ion binding protein: protein MSNVTLNVEGMSCGHCVSAVEKAVSGVGAAAKVDLPAKTVAVEFDENTVSLDAIKAAIEDQGYDVV, encoded by the coding sequence ATGTCGAACGTAACATTGAATGTAGAAGGAATGTCCTGCGGTCACTGTGTAAGTGCTGTAGAGAAAGCGGTAAGCGGCGTAGGTGCGGCAGCGAAGGTAGATCTGCCGGCGAAGACGGTAGCGGTTGAATTCGATGAGAATACTGTAAGCCTGGATGCCATCAAGGCAGCTATCGAGGATCAGGGCTACGACGTAGTTTAA
- a CDS encoding heavy metal translocating P-type ATPase yields the protein MEKSADPVQQQATLQITGMTCSACAARIEKGLSRMEGVSRANVNLALEQATVGFDPKVAGVPQIEEKIRSLGYDTLKESADFDITGMTCAACSARIEKVLGRMPGIAAVNVNLALETAHVEYSPGNITTAEIMDKVSSIGYKAALKQDRKDIASQRGEEITHKRNKWIISAILSLPLLWAMAGHFSFTSWIWTPELLMNPWFQLVLATPVQFLIGWQFYVSAYKALKNGSANMDVLVVLGTSAAYFYSLYLTIDSLKMSGMNHTVDMYYETSAILITLILVGKWFEALAKGRSSDAIRSLMGLQAKTALVLRDGVELSIPVEDVVIGDIVLVKPGTKVPVDGDVVEGLSSVDESMLTGESIPVEKKPGDAVIGATLNKNGMLRIKARKVGRDTALAQIIRVVEEAQGSKAPIQRIADVISGIFVPIVVGIAAVTFVIWYIWGAPGQFADALEKAIAVLVIACPCALGLATPTSIMAGSGRAAEFGILFKGGEHLEAAQGIKVVVVDKTGTVTNGKPVLTDIVTSTGIVAQGKVLAENRLLSITAAAEKLSEHPLADAIVAGAQSRSIELPPAGQFEAVPGRGVSAVVAGQKVSVGTRRMMEESGLAIEPWTAIMTRLEHEGKTAMLVAVDGAIAGVVAVADTIKETSRAAVSRLHEMGIEVVMITGDNKITAQAIAEQAGIRTVLAEVLPEGKAAEIRRLQSGGVKVAMVGDGINDAPALATADTGMAIGTGTDVAMEAADITLMRGDLLSIPDAILMSRKTMRNIKQNLFWALAYNTIGIPVAALGFLAPWLAGAAMAFSSVSVVLNALRLQRVKL from the coding sequence ATGGAAAAGAGTGCAGATCCGGTCCAGCAGCAGGCTACGCTGCAGATTACCGGGATGACCTGCTCCGCTTGTGCGGCGCGGATCGAGAAGGGATTATCCCGCATGGAGGGGGTATCCCGGGCGAATGTCAATCTCGCGCTGGAGCAGGCAACGGTGGGATTTGATCCTAAGGTCGCAGGCGTGCCGCAGATCGAGGAGAAGATCCGTTCTCTCGGCTATGATACGCTGAAGGAATCGGCGGATTTCGATATTACCGGGATGACCTGTGCCGCATGCTCGGCAAGAATCGAGAAGGTGCTGGGACGGATGCCTGGCATTGCGGCAGTCAATGTGAATCTGGCGCTGGAGACAGCGCATGTAGAATATTCGCCGGGCAATATCACGACAGCCGAGATTATGGATAAGGTGAGCAGCATCGGCTACAAGGCAGCTCTGAAGCAGGACCGCAAGGATATCGCCAGCCAGCGCGGGGAGGAAATCACACACAAACGGAACAAGTGGATTATCTCTGCTATATTGTCGCTGCCGCTGCTCTGGGCCATGGCGGGCCACTTCTCTTTTACGTCCTGGATCTGGACGCCGGAGCTGCTGATGAACCCCTGGTTCCAGCTGGTGCTGGCGACTCCAGTGCAGTTCCTGATCGGCTGGCAGTTCTATGTCAGTGCCTACAAAGCACTGAAGAACGGCAGTGCCAATATGGATGTGCTGGTGGTGCTGGGCACATCGGCAGCTTATTTTTACAGCTTGTACCTGACGATCGATTCCCTGAAGATGAGCGGGATGAACCATACCGTGGATATGTATTACGAGACCAGCGCCATTCTGATTACGCTGATTCTTGTAGGCAAGTGGTTCGAAGCGCTGGCCAAAGGGCGGTCCTCAGATGCGATTCGCAGCCTGATGGGACTGCAGGCCAAGACCGCTCTGGTGCTGCGTGACGGTGTCGAGCTGAGCATTCCCGTAGAGGATGTCGTTATCGGGGATATCGTACTGGTGAAGCCGGGAACTAAAGTGCCTGTGGACGGTGATGTGGTCGAGGGACTGTCCTCCGTCGATGAATCTATGCTGACCGGGGAAAGTATTCCGGTGGAGAAGAAGCCGGGCGATGCGGTCATAGGAGCCACGCTGAACAAGAACGGCATGCTTCGGATCAAAGCCCGCAAGGTCGGCCGTGATACCGCGCTGGCGCAGATTATCCGGGTGGTGGAAGAGGCGCAGGGCTCGAAGGCGCCGATTCAGCGGATCGCCGATGTGATCTCTGGTATTTTTGTGCCGATTGTTGTGGGGATTGCAGCTGTAACCTTTGTGATTTGGTACATCTGGGGCGCGCCCGGGCAGTTCGCCGATGCGCTGGAGAAAGCCATCGCGGTGCTTGTTATCGCTTGCCCGTGTGCATTAGGACTGGCGACGCCGACTTCCATAATGGCGGGGTCCGGCCGGGCAGCCGAGTTCGGCATTCTGTTCAAGGGCGGCGAGCATCTGGAGGCTGCACAGGGTATTAAGGTTGTTGTAGTGGATAAGACCGGAACCGTGACCAACGGCAAGCCGGTGCTGACCGACATTGTAACCAGTACCGGCATTGTTGCACAGGGCAAGGTGCTTGCTGAGAACCGGTTGCTGTCGATTACAGCGGCGGCGGAGAAGCTCTCGGAGCATCCGCTGGCTGATGCCATTGTGGCAGGCGCGCAGAGCCGGAGCATTGAGCTCCCGCCTGCCGGGCAGTTCGAAGCTGTGCCGGGCCGCGGCGTATCCGCCGTGGTGGCCGGACAGAAGGTGAGCGTAGGCACGCGGCGGATGATGGAGGAGAGCGGGCTTGCTATCGAACCATGGACAGCGATTATGACCCGGCTTGAGCATGAAGGCAAAACAGCGATGCTGGTAGCTGTTGACGGCGCGATTGCCGGTGTTGTAGCGGTGGCGGATACGATTAAGGAAACCTCGCGCGCGGCTGTGTCCAGACTGCACGAGATGGGCATCGAGGTCGTTATGATCACCGGGGACAATAAGATTACGGCTCAGGCCATTGCCGAGCAGGCGGGTATCCGCACGGTGCTGGCAGAGGTGCTGCCGGAAGGCAAGGCAGCCGAGATCCGCAGGCTGCAGAGCGGCGGAGTCAAGGTTGCCATGGTCGGCGACGGCATCAACGATGCGCCTGCACTGGCTACGGCAGACACCGGTATGGCTATCGGCACTGGTACGGATGTGGCGATGGAGGCGGCGGATATTACGCTGATGCGCGGCGATCTGCTGAGCATTCCCGATGCCATTCTGATGAGCCGCAAGACGATGCGCAATATCAAGCAGAATCTATTCTGGGCGCTTGCCTACAATACGATCGGCATACCGGTTGCCGCGCTGGGCTTCCTGGCCCCGTGGCTGGCCGGTGCGGCGATGGCCTTCAGCTCTGTATCCGTTGTCCTGAACGCGCTGCGGCTGCAGCGGGTCAAGCTGTAA
- a CDS encoding IS3 family transposase gives MRFQFIEDHRSEFPVEKMCNVFQVSRSGYYKWRTAKPSPQATRKALLLKRITYHFHDSHGRYGSPKITVLLKREGYKVSERTVGKYMRELGLRSCVAKRFRVHTTDSNHPLPIAPNLLNQQFQTEKPNQAWVADITYIPCREGRMYLASVLDLCTREIVGWRLGDRMTTDLVQGALDDAYQAKRPGKGLIHHSDRGSQYASADYRGRLEKYQMTASMSRKGNCYDNACIESFHSLLKKEFVYWTRFKTKKQAYDSIYQYIEFFYNCKRIHGALGYVSPVQFAATFKRKTA, from the coding sequence CTGAGATTCCAGTTTATAGAAGATCATCGCTCCGAGTTCCCAGTGGAGAAGATGTGCAACGTCTTTCAGGTATCACGGAGCGGTTATTACAAATGGAGAACAGCGAAGCCCAGCCCCCAAGCCACCCGCAAAGCGTTACTGCTTAAGCGGATTACCTATCATTTTCACGACTCGCATGGTCGTTACGGTAGCCCCAAAATTACGGTTCTCTTGAAGCGTGAGGGGTACAAGGTAAGCGAACGCACAGTAGGAAAGTACATGAGAGAACTGGGCCTGCGCTCCTGTGTCGCGAAGAGGTTTCGCGTACACACGACCGACTCTAACCATCCTTTGCCCATTGCCCCTAACTTGCTGAACCAGCAATTCCAAACCGAAAAGCCAAACCAGGCGTGGGTCGCAGATATTACTTACATTCCCTGTCGGGAAGGGCGGATGTACTTGGCGAGCGTGCTGGACCTATGCACCCGGGAGATCGTAGGCTGGCGGCTGGGCGACCGGATGACCACAGACCTCGTACAGGGCGCTCTAGACGATGCCTACCAAGCGAAACGCCCCGGGAAGGGCTTGATTCACCATTCGGATCGAGGCTCGCAGTATGCCTCTGCAGACTACCGGGGACGCCTGGAGAAGTACCAGATGACTGCAAGTATGAGCCGCAAAGGGAACTGTTATGATAACGCCTGTATCGAATCTTTTCACAGCCTCTTGAAAAAAGAGTTTGTGTACTGGACTCGATTTAAAACAAAGAAGCAGGCCTATGATTCCATCTACCAATACATTGAATTTTTCTACAACTGTAAACGAATCCATGGGGCACTGGGTTACGTATCTCCGGTTCAGTTTGCAGCAACATTTAAGCGGAAAACCGCTTAG
- a CDS encoding transposase gives MSGTRRSYNEEYKKQTVKYIQEQTKTVAELALELDIPAKTLHQWLGKYRSFQSEPIATPDKVRELERQLKERDQQVADLTEEMAILKKAVHIFSNPKN, from the coding sequence ATGAGTGGAACACGGAGAAGCTACAATGAAGAATATAAAAAACAGACCGTAAAGTATATCCAGGAGCAAACCAAGACGGTGGCAGAACTCGCCCTGGAACTGGACATCCCCGCCAAAACCCTGCACCAATGGCTGGGGAAGTACCGGTCGTTTCAGAGTGAGCCCATAGCCACCCCAGACAAAGTCAGAGAGTTGGAACGTCAACTGAAGGAACGCGACCAACAGGTGGCAGACCTGACGGAGGAAATGGCCATCCTAAAAAAAGCAGTGCACATCTTCAGCAACCCAAAGAACTGA